Below is a genomic region from Burkholderiales bacterium.
GAGCCGTTGGACGTCAAAATGGATTCCCGATCCTTCCGCTACCGCGGGTCGGGAATGACGATCCTTGTCGCTTTTCCTCTGCGCGCCTCTGCGTCCTCTGCGGTTGATAACGCTTTCGACTTACTCCACCTTCGCCGCCGACGCCTTGATGATCGGCGCCCAGCGGCCGATCTCTTCCTTCACGAACGCGCGGTACTCCTCGGGCGGCTTCAGGTCGGCTTCCATCGAGAGCGTATGCAGCTTCTGCTGCATCTCGGCGCTGCGCGCGATCTTCGCGCTCTCGTCGTACAGCTTCTGCACGATCGCTTTCGGCGTCTTCGCCGGCACTTCGATGCCGTGCCAGTTGAGCGCCTCGTAGCCCGGCACGGCGCTCGCGATCGGCGGCACGTTCGGCAGCATCGCGGAAGGCTTCGCGCTCGTCACGCCGAGCACGCGGATCTTGCCGGTGTTCGCCTGCGTCAGCGCGGTCGCGACCGCCATCATTCCGTAATCGACTTCGCCCACGAGCACGCCGGTCAGCGCGGGCGCGCCGCCTTTGTAAGGCACGTGCACGACCTTGATCTTCGCCATGTGGTTCATCATCTCGGCGAAGATGTGCGCCGACGCGCCGATGCCCTGCGACGCATAGCGCAGCGTGCCGGGCTTGGCTTTCGCCTGCTCGACGAGCGCCTTGATGCTCGTCAAGGGCGACGACGCCGGCACCACCAGCGCGAGCGGAAAGGTCACCCACAGCCCGACGTGCTCGAAATCGCGCATCACGTCGTACGGCAGCTTGGGATAGAGCGCCGGCGCGAACACCATGGTGCCGACCGAGCCCAGCAGCAGGGTATGGCCGTCGGGCTGCGCCTTCGCGACGATCTCGGTGGCGACGGTGCCGCCCGCCGCGGGGCGGTTCTCGATGATCACCGGCTGGCCGAGCGCCTGCGCGAGGCGCTCGCCCATGATGCGCGAGAGCACGTCCGCCGAGCCGCCGGGGGCGAAGCCGACCACGATGCGCAGGGCGCGCGTCGGGTACGGCTGGGCGGGGGTGGGTGTAGCGAAGAATGCGGCGATCAACGCCGCGACCAACGAAATGTTACGCAATGTGGACCTCCTCTCCTCCGAACACCCCCCGGTGTGTCTAAACTACCGCATCAAGCAAAGGAGGAGCAAAGATGGGGGATTACGCCTACGCCTACCTCACGCCCGCTGAGGTCCGCTTTCTGGACGCCGCCGTCGAGCGGCTGATTCCGACCGACGAGCTCGGCCCCGGCGGCCGGGACGCAGGCTGCGCCTGTTACATCGATCGCCAGCTTTCGAGCCCGTGGGGCTCGCACGGCCGCAACTATCGCAGCGGCCCGTGGCCCGAAGGCACGCCCG
It encodes:
- a CDS encoding tripartite tricarboxylate transporter substrate binding protein, whose translation is MRNISLVAALIAAFFATPTPAQPYPTRALRIVVGFAPGGSADVLSRIMGERLAQALGQPVIIENRPAAGGTVATEIVAKAQPDGHTLLLGSVGTMVFAPALYPKLPYDVMRDFEHVGLWVTFPLALVVPASSPLTSIKALVEQAKAKPGTLRYASQGIGASAHIFAEMMNHMAKIKVVHVPYKGGAPALTGVLVGEVDYGMMAVATALTQANTGKIRVLGVTSAKPSAMLPNVPPIASAVPGYEALNWHGIEVPAKTPKAIVQKLYDESAKIARSAEMQQKLHTLSMEADLKPPEEYRAFVKEEIGRWAPIIKASAAKVE